A window of the Vibrio fluvialis genome harbors these coding sequences:
- a CDS encoding molybdopterin guanine dinucleotide-containing S/N-oxide reductase: MTTLTRRSFLKGAGMTAGAFAISSVAPMPVFANERSGSAVLTAGRWGAMLVEVKDGKIVSSTNALPQTVENSLQSSAPDQAHTQARVKYPMVRKGYLANPSKPQGTRGDDEFVRVSWDQAYKLIHEQHMRIRKQYGAESVFAGSYGWRSSGILHKAQTLLQRYMSMAGGYSGHLGDYSTGAAQVIMPHVVGSIEVYEQQTTYPMIMENSDVVVLWGLNPLNTLKIAWSSTDGAGLEFFHQLQKSNKTIIAVDPMRSETIEFFGDKAQWIAPHPGTDVAMLLGVAHSLVTKKQHDVEFLNKYTSGYDKFEDYLLGKSDGVEKTPQWAEGICGVPAKQLELLGDIFSQNRTMIMSGWGIQRQQYGEQKHWMLVTLAAMLGQIGLPGGGFGFSYHYSNGGNPTRNAGVLPAISAEIAGASSAGNDWAVSGAVNAFPVARIVEALENPGGKYQHNGHERVFPDVKMIWWAGGANFTHHQDTNRLIKAWQKPELIVISEPYWTAAAKHADVVLPITTSFERNDMTMTGDYSNQHLVPMKQVIEPQFEARNDLDVFADMAELLKPGGRDVYMDGKTEMEWLAGFYKDAQKIGRANRIAMPNFSYFWKQNQLIEMKWNEENAKFVRYKDFREDPILNPLGTPSGKIEIYSKTIESFGYKDCPPHPTWLPPTEWVGNAKDGELQLMTSHAAHRLHSQLNYAKLRELYAIANREPIWIHPEDAKARGIADGDLVRAFNDRGQVLVGALITDGIKQGSVCIHEGAWPDFDKPHGICKNGGCNVLTADIPSSRLANGCAGNSSLVKIEKWQGEALPLTAFTPPKGA, encoded by the coding sequence ATGACCACTCTCACACGTCGAAGTTTTCTGAAAGGTGCAGGTATGACAGCGGGCGCGTTTGCCATTTCATCTGTTGCACCTATGCCTGTATTTGCCAACGAACGCAGTGGCTCAGCAGTGTTGACTGCTGGCCGCTGGGGCGCGATGTTGGTTGAAGTGAAAGATGGCAAAATCGTGTCATCGACCAATGCGCTGCCACAAACCGTGGAAAACAGCCTGCAAAGTTCTGCGCCGGATCAGGCGCATACTCAAGCACGCGTTAAATATCCGATGGTACGCAAAGGCTATCTGGCCAACCCATCTAAACCTCAGGGCACACGCGGAGACGATGAGTTCGTCCGTGTTAGTTGGGACCAAGCGTACAAGCTCATTCATGAACAGCATATGCGTATTCGTAAGCAGTACGGTGCCGAGTCCGTCTTTGCTGGCTCATATGGTTGGCGATCCAGTGGTATCCTGCACAAAGCGCAGACATTGCTGCAACGTTACATGAGCATGGCGGGCGGTTATTCCGGCCACCTTGGCGACTACTCAACCGGTGCAGCGCAAGTGATCATGCCACACGTGGTAGGGTCAATCGAAGTGTATGAACAGCAAACGACATACCCGATGATTATGGAGAATTCGGACGTCGTCGTACTGTGGGGTTTAAACCCACTGAACACGCTGAAAATTGCCTGGTCGAGTACCGATGGCGCGGGTCTGGAGTTCTTCCATCAACTGCAAAAGTCCAACAAAACCATCATTGCTGTCGACCCAATGCGCTCCGAAACCATCGAGTTTTTTGGTGACAAAGCACAGTGGATTGCACCGCATCCGGGAACGGACGTGGCGATGCTGCTGGGGGTCGCGCACTCGCTGGTAACAAAGAAACAGCACGATGTGGAATTTCTGAATAAGTACACATCAGGTTACGACAAATTTGAAGACTACCTGTTAGGTAAGTCGGACGGTGTCGAGAAAACTCCGCAATGGGCGGAAGGCATCTGTGGCGTACCCGCTAAACAGTTGGAACTGCTGGGGGATATTTTCAGTCAGAACCGCACGATGATCATGTCGGGCTGGGGAATTCAGCGTCAGCAGTATGGCGAACAGAAACACTGGATGCTGGTTACACTGGCCGCTATGTTGGGCCAGATTGGTTTACCGGGTGGCGGTTTTGGTTTCTCTTACCACTATTCCAACGGTGGTAACCCAACGCGCAATGCTGGCGTTTTACCGGCAATTTCTGCGGAGATTGCGGGAGCTTCTTCTGCGGGTAACGACTGGGCGGTCTCGGGCGCTGTTAATGCGTTCCCAGTGGCTCGTATTGTCGAAGCACTGGAAAATCCTGGTGGTAAATACCAACACAACGGTCATGAACGAGTCTTCCCTGATGTCAAAATGATCTGGTGGGCGGGCGGTGCAAACTTTACTCACCATCAGGACACCAACCGTCTGATCAAAGCGTGGCAAAAACCAGAACTGATTGTGATCTCTGAACCATACTGGACCGCCGCGGCAAAACACGCGGATGTGGTTCTGCCAATCACGACCTCGTTTGAACGCAACGACATGACCATGACCGGGGACTACAGTAACCAGCACTTGGTGCCGATGAAGCAGGTGATCGAACCACAGTTTGAAGCGCGCAACGACCTGGATGTGTTTGCGGATATGGCTGAGCTACTCAAACCAGGCGGTCGTGACGTCTATATGGATGGCAAAACCGAAATGGAATGGCTGGCGGGTTTCTACAAAGACGCTCAGAAAATTGGCCGAGCTAACCGCATTGCGATGCCAAACTTCAGCTACTTCTGGAAACAGAATCAACTGATTGAGATGAAGTGGAATGAAGAGAACGCGAAATTCGTGCGCTATAAAGATTTCCGTGAAGATCCGATTCTGAATCCATTGGGTACGCCAAGTGGCAAGATCGAAATTTACTCTAAAACCATTGAGAGTTTTGGTTATAAAGATTGTCCTCCGCATCCGACCTGGCTGCCGCCAACGGAGTGGGTGGGCAATGCCAAAGATGGTGAGTTGCAACTGATGACGTCGCACGCGGCCCATCGTCTGCACAGCCAGTTGAACTACGCCAAACTGCGTGAGCTGTATGCGATTGCCAACCGAGAGCCTATCTGGATTCATCCGGAAGATGCAAAAGCGCGTGGTATTGCCGATGGAGACTTGGTGCGAGCGTTTAACGATCGCGGCCAGGTTCTGGTGGGAGCCCTTATTACGGATGGCATCAAACAAGGTTCGGTGTGTATTCATGAAGGAGCGTGGCCAGATTTCGACAAACCACATGGCATCTGTAAAAACGGCGGCTGTAACGTATTGACCGCGGACATTCCGTCATCACGCTTGGCTAACGGTTGCGCGGGTAACTCGTCACTGGTCAAGATTGAAAAATGGCAGGGTGAAGCGCTTCCACTGACGGCGTTTACGCCACCAAAAGGCGCTTAG
- a CDS encoding NapC/NirT family cytochrome c, which yields MSIKKSAIVLLLVIGVVIGWLTLGGTHAILEKTSSTEFCVSCHTMETPYKEYQGSVHFTNAKGIRAECADCHIPTDTIDYLITKIRASKDIYHEFITKKISTDEKYEAHRAEMAETVWAQLKANDSVTCRSCHSEDAMETYDQTPEAQKMHQYGIENNQTCIDCHKGVAHILPEVKMDSQALAHLVDEAKLTPATAKEVFTMQATPIGELGTINPATKLAVMSDKDGKRTVSLTAYQMQGAEQVLYMGQGKRAVVAILTEAGQNALTTGEYTEDDYGNKWRSVELQGDIETPVLAKIDSLWSYAEQLDNVYCSTCHAKIPSEHFTVNAWPAVAKSMGDRTSISKEDLEILTKFFQYNAKDAAQ from the coding sequence ATGAGTATTAAAAAAAGCGCGATCGTGCTGCTTCTCGTCATTGGTGTAGTCATAGGTTGGCTGACACTCGGCGGAACGCATGCCATTTTGGAAAAGACCTCGAGCACCGAGTTCTGCGTCTCTTGCCACACCATGGAAACCCCTTACAAGGAGTATCAGGGTTCCGTGCACTTTACGAATGCAAAAGGCATTCGTGCTGAATGTGCGGACTGTCATATCCCCACCGATACCATCGATTACCTGATCACTAAGATTCGTGCGTCTAAAGACATCTACCACGAGTTCATTACCAAAAAGATCAGCACGGATGAGAAGTACGAAGCGCATCGTGCCGAAATGGCCGAAACGGTCTGGGCGCAGTTGAAGGCGAATGATTCGGTGACTTGTCGCTCTTGTCACTCAGAAGACGCGATGGAAACCTACGACCAGACTCCTGAAGCGCAAAAGATGCACCAGTACGGTATTGAGAACAACCAAACTTGTATCGACTGTCACAAAGGCGTCGCGCATATCCTGCCTGAAGTGAAAATGGATAGTCAGGCGCTGGCTCATCTGGTGGATGAAGCCAAACTGACCCCGGCAACGGCAAAAGAAGTGTTCACCATGCAAGCGACTCCAATCGGTGAGTTGGGCACCATTAATCCGGCAACCAAACTGGCAGTGATGAGCGATAAAGATGGCAAGCGCACGGTTTCTCTGACGGCTTACCAGATGCAAGGCGCGGAGCAAGTGCTTTACATGGGGCAAGGCAAGCGTGCGGTGGTGGCCATCCTGACTGAAGCGGGCCAGAACGCGCTGACTACGGGCGAATACACTGAAGACGATTACGGTAATAAATGGCGCAGTGTTGAGCTACAGGGTGACATCGAAACGCCTGTGCTGGCGAAAATCGATTCGTTGTGGTCTTACGCCGAGCAGTTGGACAACGTTTACTGTTCAACCTGTCACGCCAAGATTCCAAGCGAGCACTTTACGGTCAACGCATGGCCTGCGGTGGCAAAAAGCATGGGTGATCGTACATCCATCAGCAAAGAAGATTTAGAGATTCTGACTAAGTTCTTCCAATACAACGCAAAAGATGCCGCTCAATAA
- a CDS encoding amino acid ABC transporter permease: MKTHQFQPSLPPPSNTTGVVGWLRKNLFNSPLNSVVTIVLAYIAFSAIWHVLDWAIIKADWVGTTRDACTRDGACWVFISVRWEQFMYGFYPQAELWRPRLFFATLAIFIALLAYEKTPKRTWIWLFFVNIYPFLMAGLLYGGVFGLDVVSTHKWGGLLVTLIIALVGIVVSLPIGVALALGRRSDMPVIRSLCTVYIEVWRGVPLITVLFMASVMLPLFLSQGSETDKLLRALIGVVMFSAAYMAEVIRGGLQAIPKGQYEAADALGLSYWKKMGLIILPQALKITIPSIVNTFIGLFKDTSLVLIIGMFDVLGIGQAANTDPEWLGFATESYVFVALVFWVFCFGMSRYSIWLERKLHTGHKR, from the coding sequence ATGAAGACACATCAGTTTCAACCTAGTCTGCCGCCACCATCCAACACCACTGGCGTTGTCGGCTGGCTGCGTAAAAACCTGTTTAACAGTCCGCTGAATTCCGTTGTCACTATTGTGTTGGCGTATATTGCCTTCTCAGCAATCTGGCATGTTCTGGACTGGGCCATTATCAAAGCAGACTGGGTCGGCACGACCCGCGATGCCTGTACTCGTGATGGCGCCTGTTGGGTTTTCATCAGCGTGCGCTGGGAACAGTTCATGTATGGCTTCTACCCGCAAGCAGAGCTGTGGCGCCCTCGCCTGTTCTTTGCAACGCTGGCGATTTTCATCGCTCTTCTGGCGTATGAAAAGACACCTAAACGTACCTGGATTTGGCTGTTCTTTGTCAACATCTACCCATTCCTGATGGCAGGCCTGCTGTATGGCGGTGTGTTCGGACTGGACGTGGTTTCCACCCATAAGTGGGGTGGTTTGTTGGTAACGTTGATCATTGCGTTGGTCGGTATTGTTGTATCACTGCCTATCGGTGTCGCACTGGCCCTAGGTCGCCGCTCTGACATGCCTGTTATCCGCAGTCTGTGTACGGTGTACATCGAAGTGTGGCGTGGTGTTCCACTGATCACGGTTCTGTTCATGGCGTCAGTTATGTTGCCACTGTTCCTATCCCAAGGTTCAGAGACGGATAAACTGCTGCGCGCCCTGATTGGTGTGGTGATGTTCAGTGCCGCGTATATGGCTGAGGTTATTCGTGGTGGTTTACAGGCGATTCCTAAAGGTCAGTACGAAGCCGCGGACGCTCTGGGTCTGAGCTACTGGAAAAAGATGGGACTGATTATTCTGCCTCAGGCACTGAAAATCACCATTCCATCGATCGTAAACACCTTCATTGGTCTGTTTAAAGACACCAGCTTGGTACTTATCATCGGTATGTTTGATGTACTGGGCATCGGTCAGGCTGCAAACACCGACCCGGAATGGTTGGGTTTTGCAACTGAGAGTTATGTATTTGTCGCGTTAGTGTTCTGGGTGTTCTGTTTCGGCATGTCGAGATACTCGATTTGGCTCGAACGTAAACTCCATACCGGCCACAAACGATAA
- a CDS encoding amino acid ABC transporter permease, with protein MKPTNTAVQKAASSAPAKSTNLFYNPTFRSVVFQLIAIAALVFFFYTIINNALTNLESRGIATGFKFLDQPAGFGIGLTLIDYNETYSYGRTFVVGLLNTALVSVLGIIFATLIGFVLGIARLSSNWLVSRLAAVYIETFRNIPLLLQIFFWYFAVLQALPSPRESMSLGEAVFLNVRGLFFPAPVFEKGSSVVLITLVAGIIASAVINIWANNKQRLTGQQTPMGRIILTLCVGLPLLVYFIMGMPISAQYPELKGFNFRGGISIIPELAALLVALSVYTAAFIAEIVRSGINAVSHGQTEAAMSLGLPRSKTLKLVIIPQALRIIIPPLTSQYLNLTKNSSLAMAIGYPDLVSVFAGTTLNQTGQAIEIIAMTMGVYLTLSLITSALMNLYNRKVALVER; from the coding sequence ATGAAACCTACGAATACTGCTGTGCAAAAAGCAGCGAGCTCGGCTCCCGCTAAAAGCACAAATTTATTTTACAATCCCACTTTTCGTTCAGTTGTTTTTCAGCTGATCGCTATTGCCGCTCTGGTTTTCTTCTTTTACACCATCATTAATAATGCCCTGACGAACCTGGAATCGCGTGGTATCGCGACTGGTTTTAAATTCCTTGATCAACCTGCTGGCTTCGGGATTGGCCTGACTTTGATCGACTACAACGAGACGTACTCCTATGGACGTACCTTCGTGGTGGGTCTGCTGAACACCGCACTGGTGTCAGTTTTGGGTATTATTTTCGCAACTCTGATCGGTTTTGTGCTCGGTATTGCACGCCTGTCGTCCAACTGGCTGGTGAGTCGTTTGGCCGCGGTGTATATCGAAACGTTCCGTAACATCCCTCTTCTATTACAGATCTTCTTCTGGTACTTCGCGGTACTGCAAGCTCTGCCATCTCCACGTGAGAGTATGAGCCTGGGAGAAGCGGTGTTTCTGAACGTTCGTGGCTTGTTCTTCCCTGCACCTGTGTTTGAGAAAGGCTCCAGCGTGGTGTTGATCACTCTGGTAGCAGGCATTATCGCCTCCGCCGTGATCAATATCTGGGCGAACAACAAGCAACGTTTAACTGGTCAGCAAACACCGATGGGGCGCATCATCCTGACACTGTGTGTCGGTCTGCCTCTGCTGGTGTATTTCATTATGGGTATGCCAATTTCTGCGCAATATCCGGAACTGAAAGGGTTTAACTTCCGTGGTGGTATCAGCATCATTCCGGAATTGGCAGCTTTGCTTGTCGCGCTGAGTGTTTACACCGCCGCGTTCATTGCCGAGATCGTCCGTTCTGGTATTAATGCCGTAAGCCATGGTCAGACAGAAGCGGCAATGTCGCTGGGTCTGCCACGCTCTAAGACTCTGAAACTGGTCATTATTCCTCAGGCTCTGCGTATTATCATCCCGCCACTCACCAGCCAATATCTGAACCTGACCAAAAACTCATCGCTTGCGATGGCAATTGGTTACCCGGATTTGGTGTCGGTATTTGCGGGCACAACGCTGAACCAGACCGGTCAGGCAATTGAAATCATTGCAATGACCATGGGTGTCTACCTGACACTAAGTCTGATTACGTCAGCGTTGATGAACTTGTATAACCGTAAAGTTGCTTTGGTGGAGAGATAA
- the queE gene encoding 7-carboxy-7-deazaguanine synthase QueE: MYKVNEMFETIQGEGVFTGVPAVFVRLQECPVGCAWCDTKQTWDAEPADERSFDEILVKTEDNPNWCSASAQQIIERYRAQGYSAKHIVITGGEPCIYDLVPLTQAFEAIGCRCQIETSGTFDVQATENTWVTVSPKVAMKGKLPVIDSALRRANEIKHPVATDKDIDNLDQLLARAKVPETTVIALQPISQKPRATQLCIETCIARNWRLSIQTHKYLSIA; the protein is encoded by the coding sequence TTGTATAAAGTAAACGAAATGTTTGAGACGATTCAGGGCGAGGGCGTGTTTACTGGCGTGCCTGCGGTGTTTGTTCGTCTGCAAGAATGTCCTGTTGGCTGTGCCTGGTGTGATACGAAACAGACCTGGGATGCCGAGCCCGCTGATGAGCGCTCATTTGATGAAATTCTGGTGAAAACGGAAGACAATCCGAACTGGTGCTCCGCATCAGCGCAACAGATCATCGAGCGATATCGTGCTCAGGGCTACAGTGCTAAACATATCGTGATTACAGGTGGCGAACCTTGTATCTATGATTTAGTGCCTCTGACGCAGGCATTTGAAGCGATTGGCTGCCGCTGTCAAATAGAGACCAGCGGTACCTTTGACGTTCAGGCAACCGAAAATACTTGGGTGACAGTGTCACCAAAAGTGGCGATGAAAGGCAAATTGCCAGTAATCGATTCTGCGCTGCGCAGAGCAAATGAAATTAAGCACCCGGTTGCGACTGACAAAGACATCGACAATCTGGATCAGCTACTTGCTCGTGCCAAGGTGCCGGAAACGACTGTGATCGCGCTACAGCCGATCAGCCAGAAACCACGTGCAACCCAGCTATGCATTGAGACTTGTATTGCGCGAAACTGGCGCTTGTCGATTCAGACTCACAAATATCTCAGCATTGCTTAA
- the yidA gene encoding sugar-phosphatase, which translates to MYKLIALDMDGTLLNSQKQISPRTKLAIAEAREQGIKVVLASGRPIDGMRNKLEELNIQSKDDYVLYYNGSMVANVGTGEIIYQQILDGRSAKMVARLANEMGVNTHAFSQIHGLITPKTSKYTEVEAQINGLSITEMDFEQLEDDHPIIKAMIVAEPELLTRTIASLPADLHQQYTIVQSAPFFLEFLNTQSNKGVGVKAIADHLNIPASQVICMGDAENDHHMLQYAGMGIAMANAMEETKRIADYITLSNDEDGVAAAIEKFALNKERCDA; encoded by the coding sequence ATGTACAAACTGATCGCTCTCGATATGGATGGCACCCTGTTAAACAGCCAAAAGCAAATTTCACCACGCACCAAACTGGCGATTGCTGAGGCTCGCGAACAAGGGATTAAAGTGGTTCTGGCGTCCGGTCGTCCGATTGACGGCATGCGCAACAAGCTCGAAGAACTGAACATTCAATCGAAAGACGATTACGTGCTCTACTACAACGGCTCGATGGTTGCCAACGTCGGTACTGGCGAGATCATCTACCAGCAGATTCTTGATGGCCGCAGCGCGAAAATGGTGGCCCGTCTGGCCAACGAAATGGGCGTTAATACCCATGCATTTAGCCAAATTCATGGTTTGATTACTCCGAAAACCAGCAAGTACACCGAAGTTGAAGCGCAAATTAATGGCCTTTCTATTACCGAGATGGATTTTGAACAACTGGAAGATGATCACCCAATCATCAAAGCCATGATTGTGGCCGAACCTGAGCTGCTCACCCGCACTATCGCCAGTCTGCCAGCGGATCTGCATCAGCAATATACGATCGTACAAAGCGCGCCATTCTTCCTTGAGTTCCTTAATACTCAAAGCAACAAAGGCGTGGGTGTCAAAGCGATTGCCGACCACCTGAATATTCCGGCCAGCCAGGTCATCTGTATGGGTGATGCCGAAAACGATCATCACATGCTGCAATACGCAGGGATGGGCATTGCCATGGCTAACGCGATGGAAGAAACGAAGCGCATCGCCGATTACATCACGCTAAGCAATGACGAAGATGGTGTGGCTGCGGCGATTGAAAAGTTTGCCCTCAACAAAGAGCGTTGCGACGCGTAA
- a CDS encoding precorrin-2 dehydrogenase/sirohydrochlorin ferrochelatase family protein, whose amino-acid sequence MRYFPLFLDLTNKPVLVVGGGEVACRKIDALLRAGAKVTIVSPQIASTLQSLVDDGKCQWIQNFYTSQILTKEYLQVWATTDNPDLNHQVHKDAKNMGILVNVVDDQPYCDFITPSMIERGRVQLAISSGGASPVLIRNVRETLEAVLPQNLGLLADFGASKRNSIKEFLPTVDLRRKFWEMFFADTEVKNAKDRESLEKMYIKALDKPLDDDGEVTWVEFGKDVELLPLKALRYMQQAELVLFAKSCTFDFIDLCRRDAERERFTSAAELSERLKKAKAEQLRVCVLIPHGMQEYTLLQAHQRVLGQGFEK is encoded by the coding sequence ATGCGATATTTTCCTCTGTTCCTGGATTTAACTAACAAACCGGTGCTCGTCGTAGGCGGAGGGGAGGTTGCGTGCCGCAAAATAGATGCGCTCCTTCGCGCCGGAGCCAAAGTGACTATTGTTTCTCCACAAATTGCCTCAACTCTGCAATCCTTAGTGGATGACGGTAAGTGTCAGTGGATTCAAAATTTTTACACGTCTCAGATTCTCACCAAAGAATATCTGCAGGTTTGGGCGACAACCGATAACCCGGACTTAAATCATCAGGTGCATAAAGATGCAAAAAACATGGGTATTTTAGTCAATGTGGTTGATGATCAACCTTACTGCGATTTTATTACCCCTTCGATGATCGAACGTGGCCGTGTACAGCTTGCTATCTCTAGCGGTGGCGCGTCGCCGGTGCTGATTCGCAACGTACGGGAAACTCTCGAAGCCGTTTTGCCTCAGAACCTTGGACTACTGGCGGATTTTGGTGCGTCGAAACGAAACTCCATCAAAGAATTTTTGCCAACAGTTGATCTCCGTCGCAAATTCTGGGAGATGTTTTTTGCGGATACCGAAGTAAAAAATGCCAAAGATCGCGAAAGCCTGGAAAAAATGTACATCAAGGCACTCGATAAACCGCTGGATGATGATGGTGAAGTGACCTGGGTAGAATTTGGCAAAGATGTGGAGTTATTGCCTCTCAAAGCACTGCGCTACATGCAACAGGCTGAGTTGGTGCTGTTTGCCAAGTCATGCACGTTTGATTTTATCGATTTGTGTCGTCGCGATGCTGAACGTGAGCGCTTTACCAGTGCGGCAGAACTGAGCGAACGCCTCAAGAAAGCTAAAGCGGAGCAATTGAGAGTGTGTGTTCTGATCCCACACGGCATGCAGGAATACACTTTGTTGCAAGCACATCAGCGAGTGCTGGGTCAGGGCTTTGAAAAATAG
- the queC gene encoding 7-cyano-7-deazaguanine synthase QueC, with product MKKAVVVFSGGQDSTTCLVQALKEFDEVHAITFDYGQRHKLEIEVAQTLAKKLGVKAHKVMDVGLLNELAISSLTRDDIPVSHELQENGLPNSFVPGRNILFLTLAGIYAYQIGAQTVITGVCETDFSGYPDCRNDFVKAMNSALVQGMDRELEIRTPLMWLNKAETWAMADQNDALELVRNETLTCYNGIIGDGCGDCPSCHLRKAGLNDYLENREAVMAALVAKQAQ from the coding sequence ATGAAAAAAGCAGTTGTCGTGTTCAGCGGCGGTCAGGATTCAACGACCTGTTTGGTTCAGGCTTTGAAAGAGTTTGATGAAGTGCATGCCATTACGTTCGACTATGGTCAGCGTCACAAGCTGGAGATTGAAGTAGCACAGACGCTGGCGAAAAAACTGGGTGTAAAAGCGCACAAAGTGATGGATGTCGGTCTGTTGAATGAGTTGGCAATCAGCTCACTGACTCGAGACGACATTCCGGTGTCGCACGAACTCCAAGAAAATGGCCTGCCAAACTCATTTGTTCCGGGGCGCAATATTCTGTTTCTGACTCTGGCGGGCATTTATGCTTACCAAATTGGCGCGCAGACCGTCATTACCGGCGTGTGTGAGACAGATTTTTCCGGCTATCCGGATTGTCGCAACGACTTCGTTAAAGCGATGAACAGCGCATTGGTTCAAGGAATGGATCGCGAGCTGGAAATTCGTACGCCGCTGATGTGGCTGAACAAAGCGGAAACCTGGGCAATGGCGGATCAAAATGACGCGCTGGAGTTAGTTCGTAATGAAACACTGACTTGTTACAACGGTATCATCGGCGATGGTTGTGGAGACTGCCCATCGTGTCACCTGCGTAAAGCGGGCTTGAACGATTATCTGGAAAACCGTGAAGCTGTCATGGCCGCTCTGGTTGCCAAACAAGCCCAATAA
- a CDS encoding amino acid ABC transporter substrate-binding protein produces MANKLTVLASVVAASTALMANSASAADSTLDKVLSQGFLTCGVSTGLPGFSNPNAKGEWEGIDVEYCQALAAAVLGDKTKVKYVPLTAKERFTALQSGEIDVLSRNTTWTLHRDSALGLNFVGVNYYDGQGFMVKKDLGISSAKELDGASVCVQSGTTTELNLADYFRNNGMSYKPVVFDTAAQTSKGFDAGRCDVLTTDQSGLYALRLNLEKPDSAVVLPEIISKEPLGPVVRQDDDKWFNVAKWTLFAMVNAEEYGITSKNADEMLKSDNPEVKRILGVDGPKGSGLGIRDDWGYQIVKQVGNYGESFERTVGKGSPLQISRGVNALWNAGGFMYAPPIR; encoded by the coding sequence ATGGCAAATAAACTAACAGTTCTTGCTTCCGTTGTAGCGGCATCTACTGCCCTGATGGCTAACTCAGCCTCAGCTGCGGACAGCACCCTAGACAAAGTATTGTCTCAAGGTTTTCTGACTTGTGGCGTGAGTACTGGTCTTCCGGGCTTCTCGAACCCTAACGCAAAAGGCGAATGGGAAGGGATCGATGTGGAATATTGTCAAGCGCTTGCAGCTGCAGTTCTTGGTGACAAAACTAAGGTCAAATACGTACCTCTGACCGCAAAAGAACGCTTCACTGCCCTGCAGTCTGGCGAAATCGACGTTCTGTCTCGTAACACCACTTGGACTCTACACCGCGATTCAGCGCTGGGTCTGAACTTTGTTGGTGTGAACTACTACGACGGTCAGGGCTTCATGGTTAAGAAAGATCTTGGCATTTCAAGTGCTAAAGAGCTGGATGGCGCATCTGTCTGTGTTCAATCAGGTACAACTACCGAGCTAAACCTTGCAGACTACTTCCGTAATAACGGTATGAGCTACAAGCCAGTCGTATTCGATACAGCAGCGCAAACTTCAAAAGGTTTCGATGCCGGTCGTTGTGACGTACTGACTACTGACCAATCTGGTCTGTACGCTCTGCGCCTGAACCTGGAAAAACCAGATTCAGCTGTTGTACTACCTGAAATCATTTCTAAAGAGCCTCTGGGTCCAGTTGTTCGTCAGGACGACGACAAGTGGTTCAACGTAGCGAAATGGACTCTGTTCGCGATGGTTAACGCGGAAGAATACGGCATCACTTCTAAGAACGCAGACGAAATGCTGAAGTCTGACAACCCAGAAGTTAAACGCATTCTGGGCGTCGACGGTCCTAAAGGTTCAGGTCTGGGCATCCGTGACGACTGGGGTTACCAAATCGTGAAACAAGTGGGTAACTACGGTGAAAGCTTCGAGCGCACAGTAGGTAAAGGTTCGCCTCTACAAATTTCTCGTGGCGTGAACGCGCTGTGGAATGCGGGCGGCTTTATGTACGCTCCACCTATCCGTTAA